In Propionicimonas paludicola, a single window of DNA contains:
- a CDS encoding MGDG synthase family glycosyltransferase: MDEPGTAVEAKKRILFLFSDTGGGHRSATEAMIEALELEFPGRFEPKMVDFFREYYPRPLSYAPEMYPPISRLPQAWGFSFKASDGRARSDAVNQIAYPYVRRAAQRLIRDNPADLIVSVHPLVNTTLARAMKDSPRPYITVVTDLVSTHAFWFDRRSDLVVVGTEQAKAKAIGYGIPEGNLRVIGLPVAERFNQPLVDRAGWRDERGWGNDRPVILLVGGGDGMGPLKRVAKAINDAELNASLVVVCGRNAELKADLEAIDWKIPAHMYGFTTEMPQFMAAADMLVTKAGPGTISEAFISKLPLVLYSRLPGQEDGNVTYVEQLQAGVWAPHPAEVVEALRTWVDDPAAREAASAASARAARPQAAREIARLIADQVGID; this comes from the coding sequence ATGGACGAGCCCGGCACGGCCGTTGAGGCCAAGAAGCGGATCTTGTTCCTGTTCTCTGACACCGGCGGCGGGCATCGCTCGGCCACCGAGGCGATGATCGAGGCGCTGGAGCTGGAGTTCCCCGGCCGGTTCGAGCCGAAGATGGTCGACTTCTTCCGCGAGTACTACCCGCGTCCGCTGAGTTACGCGCCGGAGATGTACCCGCCGATCTCGCGGCTGCCGCAAGCCTGGGGCTTCTCCTTCAAGGCATCGGACGGACGGGCCCGCTCCGACGCGGTCAATCAGATCGCCTACCCCTACGTCCGCCGGGCCGCTCAGCGGCTGATTCGGGACAACCCGGCCGACCTGATCGTCTCGGTGCATCCCCTGGTCAACACCACTTTGGCGCGGGCGATGAAGGACTCGCCGCGTCCCTACATCACCGTGGTGACCGATCTGGTGTCCACCCATGCCTTCTGGTTCGATCGGCGATCCGACCTGGTCGTGGTCGGCACCGAGCAGGCCAAGGCCAAGGCCATCGGCTACGGCATCCCGGAGGGCAACCTGCGAGTGATCGGGCTGCCCGTGGCCGAGCGGTTCAACCAGCCGCTGGTCGACCGGGCCGGCTGGCGGGACGAGCGTGGCTGGGGCAACGACCGTCCGGTGATCCTGCTGGTCGGTGGCGGGGACGGGATGGGCCCGCTGAAGCGAGTGGCCAAAGCCATCAATGACGCCGAGCTCAACGCGTCCCTGGTGGTGGTGTGTGGCCGCAACGCCGAACTGAAAGCCGACCTGGAGGCCATCGACTGGAAGATCCCGGCGCACATGTACGGGTTCACCACCGAGATGCCGCAGTTCATGGCCGCCGCCGACATGCTGGTCACCAAGGCCGGCCCCGGGACGATCAGCGAGGCCTTCATCTCCAAGCTGCCGCTGGTCTTGTACTCCCGGCTGCCCGGCCAGGAGGACGGCAATGTCACCTACGTCGAGCAGTTGCAGGCCGGGGTCTGGGCCCCGCACCCGGCCGAGGTCGTCGAAGCCCTGCGCACGTGGGTGGACGATCCCGCGGCGCGGGAGGCAGCGTCCGCGGCCAGTGCCCGCGCGGCAAGGCCGCAGGCGGCCCGGGAGATCGCCCGGCTGATCGCCGATCAGGTCGGCATCGACTGA
- a CDS encoding DUF3048 domain-containing protein: MEPVSRRAALLGTAGVVGAVVVGCAVDQPKPNPAPSATGTGAAPGTPSSTPTAPVDTTPRWPLTGKPLENPDDAKKIVVAVKVPDNKNEHPQDGINDADIVYVQMDGYPAVVGQTSTRLVPVYHTTYAKNVAPVRSMRPVDVPMLSPMTAIIGSTGAFPWVIKYLGSFGQYLISKKQYMTTKGTGAFSIDPKRVRKWQGTTYYDRAVVCHPAALAKLANKFTDGPQQNYFPWAATDDEVSTLNGKPATSITVPWKKGDTYSMSYSWSAKDKRYLRSMPWGKHVQSDGQRVWCDNVLVIRAKQVFGKINTAGKISFTGHLEPIHEIINTTGTFFYAAGGKYVQGTWTKGAVNEVFQFTLEDGTPLKMAPGRTFIELPNLNANVRIKG, translated from the coding sequence ATGGAACCGGTTAGCCGTCGCGCCGCCCTGCTGGGCACCGCCGGAGTCGTAGGAGCGGTCGTTGTCGGCTGCGCCGTGGATCAGCCGAAGCCGAACCCCGCACCGTCCGCAACGGGCACCGGTGCCGCTCCGGGGACGCCGAGTTCCACTCCGACTGCACCGGTCGACACCACTCCGCGCTGGCCGCTGACCGGCAAGCCGCTGGAGAACCCGGACGATGCCAAGAAGATCGTCGTGGCCGTGAAGGTTCCCGACAACAAGAACGAGCACCCGCAGGACGGCATCAACGATGCCGACATCGTCTATGTGCAGATGGACGGCTACCCGGCCGTCGTCGGCCAGACCAGCACCCGGCTGGTGCCGGTCTACCACACCACCTACGCCAAGAACGTGGCCCCGGTTCGCTCGATGCGTCCGGTGGACGTCCCGATGCTCAGCCCGATGACCGCGATCATCGGCAGCACCGGCGCCTTCCCGTGGGTGATCAAGTACCTCGGCTCATTCGGCCAGTACCTGATCAGCAAGAAGCAGTACATGACCACCAAGGGCACCGGCGCTTTCTCGATCGACCCCAAGCGGGTCCGCAAGTGGCAGGGCACGACCTACTACGACCGCGCCGTGGTCTGCCACCCGGCCGCTCTGGCCAAGCTGGCCAACAAGTTCACCGACGGCCCGCAGCAGAACTACTTCCCGTGGGCGGCCACCGACGACGAGGTGAGCACCCTCAACGGCAAGCCGGCCACGTCCATCACCGTGCCCTGGAAGAAGGGCGACACCTACTCGATGAGCTACTCCTGGAGCGCGAAGGACAAGCGCTACCTGCGCAGCATGCCGTGGGGTAAGCACGTCCAGTCCGACGGCCAGCGGGTGTGGTGCGACAACGTCCTGGTGATCCGGGCCAAGCAGGTCTTCGGCAAGATCAACACCGCCGGCAAGATCTCGTTCACCGGCCACCTCGAGCCGATCCACGAGATCATCAACACCACCGGCACCTTCTTCTACGCCGCGGGCGGGAAGTACGTCCAGGGCACCTGGACCAAGGGCGCGGTGAACGAGGTCTTCCAGTTCACCCTCGAGGACGGCACGCCGCTGAAGATGGCGCCGGGCCGGACCTTCATCGAGCTGCCCAACCTGAACGCGAACGTTCGCATCAAGGGCTGA
- a CDS encoding Dabb family protein, with amino-acid sequence MIKHIVMWRFADQAEGADKVTNLQIVRDRLAALDGLVPGLRKLEPVIPDELEHDYDLVLYSEFDSVEALRAYAVHPDHQAVAGLIAKVRTERVCVDYEV; translated from the coding sequence GTGATCAAGCACATCGTGATGTGGCGCTTCGCTGACCAGGCCGAAGGCGCCGACAAGGTAACGAACCTGCAGATCGTTCGCGATCGGCTCGCCGCGCTGGACGGGCTGGTGCCCGGCCTGCGGAAGCTCGAGCCGGTGATCCCGGACGAACTCGAGCACGACTACGACCTGGTCCTGTACTCCGAGTTCGACTCGGTCGAGGCGCTGCGCGCCTACGCCGTCCACCCCGATCACCAGGCCGTGGCCGGGCTGATCGCCAAGGTCCGCACCGAGCGGGTCTGCGTCGACTACGAGGTCTAG
- a CDS encoding PIG-L family deacetylase: MRIAPGVRVALLHAHPDDETLATGALVAELVGTNPVLVVTATRGERGEIVPGVLPTSTTPAQLTTVRQAELASALAALGVAEHCFLGTAPARTPGRPPREYRDSGMAWVRPGVAGPAADAEPSSLALAGTDEPAADLAALLIQWRADLLLSYAVDGGYGHPDHVACHLIAGRAASLAGIRCGEFGTGPAPAGAVGYDYPQRRGAVRAALDGYRTQLTRDGDQVVHVGGQREPVTTAGWLRELR; this comes from the coding sequence ATGAGGATCGCGCCGGGCGTCCGAGTGGCTCTCCTGCACGCCCACCCCGACGATGAGACGCTGGCCACCGGGGCGCTGGTGGCCGAGTTGGTCGGCACCAACCCGGTGCTGGTGGTGACCGCCACTCGCGGCGAGCGGGGCGAGATCGTCCCCGGCGTGCTGCCGACCTCGACGACGCCCGCGCAGCTGACCACGGTTCGGCAGGCCGAGCTGGCCTCCGCGCTGGCCGCCCTCGGGGTGGCCGAGCACTGCTTCCTGGGCACCGCGCCGGCCCGGACGCCCGGACGCCCGCCGCGGGAGTACCGCGACTCCGGGATGGCCTGGGTCCGTCCGGGGGTGGCCGGTCCGGCCGCCGATGCCGAGCCGTCCAGCCTCGCCCTGGCCGGGACGGACGAGCCCGCGGCCGATCTGGCCGCCCTGCTGATCCAGTGGCGCGCCGACCTGCTGCTCAGCTACGCCGTCGACGGCGGCTACGGCCACCCCGACCACGTGGCCTGCCATCTGATCGCCGGCCGCGCCGCGTCGCTGGCCGGTATTCGGTGCGGCGAGTTCGGCACCGGTCCGGCCCCCGCGGGTGCGGTTGGCTACGACTACCCGCAGCGGCGCGGTGCCGTCCGGGCCGCGTTGGACGGCTACCGCACCCAGCTGACCCGCGACGGCGACCAGGTGGTCCACGTCGGCGGCCAGCGGGAGCCGGTGACCACTGCCGGCTGGCTGCGCGAACTGAGATAG
- a CDS encoding glycosyltransferase: MTAPLDICFVSMHTSPANLPGSGDAGGMNVVERAQAQALAELGHRVRLVTRRAAPDEPDERELFPGVTLHHLDAGPPTVLPKSRIDDHLDEFSANLARLAPASIVHSHHWMSGVAALPVARAWGVPHVQSYHSVAALPGSELAAGEPPESPRRIPGEVLVAAESDAVVAISAAEARTVIERCGAVPQQVHIVSPGVDQELFRPLAAGEPRWLPEDAGPDFVERGFLLFAARFQPLKGPDLAIRALAELEPELRPHLLVAGDTSPDFASYDAELHDLVARLGLDGLVHFIGPQPRPALAELMRSARVVLVPSHSETFGLVALEAAASGTPVIAAAAGGLREAVAHGETGQLMDSREPEDWGRALRRLLTEPGLLDRMGTVARVHARRFEWRWSAHRLAALYAELVER, translated from the coding sequence GTGACGGCACCCCTCGACATCTGCTTCGTGTCCATGCACACCTCGCCGGCGAACCTGCCGGGCTCTGGTGATGCCGGTGGAATGAACGTCGTCGAGCGCGCCCAGGCGCAGGCACTGGCCGAACTCGGCCACCGGGTCCGGCTGGTCACCCGCCGCGCCGCCCCGGACGAACCGGACGAGCGGGAGCTGTTCCCCGGCGTCACCTTGCACCACCTGGACGCCGGTCCGCCCACGGTGCTGCCGAAGAGCCGGATCGACGATCACCTCGACGAGTTCTCGGCCAACCTGGCCCGGCTGGCGCCAGCCTCCATCGTCCACTCGCACCACTGGATGTCCGGAGTGGCTGCGCTGCCGGTGGCCCGGGCCTGGGGCGTCCCGCACGTGCAGAGCTATCACTCGGTGGCCGCGCTGCCCGGCTCGGAGCTGGCCGCCGGGGAGCCGCCCGAGTCGCCGCGCCGGATCCCCGGCGAGGTGCTGGTCGCGGCCGAGTCGGACGCCGTGGTGGCCATCTCCGCGGCCGAGGCGCGGACCGTGATCGAGCGCTGCGGAGCCGTGCCGCAGCAGGTGCACATCGTCTCTCCCGGGGTCGACCAGGAGCTGTTCCGGCCGCTGGCTGCCGGCGAGCCCCGCTGGCTTCCCGAGGACGCCGGGCCGGACTTCGTCGAGCGCGGCTTCCTGCTGTTCGCGGCCCGGTTCCAGCCGTTGAAGGGCCCGGACTTGGCGATTCGCGCGCTGGCCGAGCTGGAGCCGGAACTGCGTCCGCATCTGCTGGTGGCCGGCGACACCTCGCCGGATTTCGCCAGCTACGACGCCGAACTGCACGACCTGGTCGCCCGGCTCGGTCTGGACGGGCTGGTCCACTTCATCGGGCCGCAGCCGCGTCCGGCCCTGGCCGAGCTGATGCGCTCGGCGCGGGTGGTCCTGGTGCCGTCCCACTCGGAGACCTTCGGGCTGGTGGCTCTGGAGGCCGCAGCCAGTGGCACTCCGGTGATCGCCGCGGCAGCCGGTGGCCTGCGCGAGGCGGTGGCCCACGGCGAGACCGGCCAGCTGATGGATTCCCGCGAGCCCGAGGACTGGGGACGAGCGCTGCGCCGGCTGCTGACCGAGCCCGGTCTGCTGGACCGGATGGGCACCGTGGCCAGGGTGCATGCGCGGCGCTTCGAATGGCGCTGGTCGGCGCATCGGCTTGCGGCGCTGTACGCCGAACTTGTCGAGCGGTGA
- a CDS encoding multidrug effflux MFS transporter codes for MSTSQPAPALTKLTGPKWIFLTILGGLGMIGPFSIDTIFPAFSALETEWGASEFALQQIISVYLLSYALMSLLHGPLSDALGRKPVIVVGMIVYVLAAVGSALAPGLGVLLFFRVIQGFSAGAGQIVSRAMVRDVFSDAQAQRTMSQIAMIFALAPALAPVIGGLLLGVGNWRLIFWFLAAFGVAILALVLFAMPETHPRERRTAFNAQALLAGVSGVWRNRDGRRLAFAGMANFAGQFLYISAAQLFVVKLLGLGAQDFWILFVPLIGGMMIGSWVNGRMAGRVTGAQLAKAGYLVSTGAGLLNLTLALIPGTQGLPWAILPLPLYTFGVALTFPIITLAMLDLFPTARGAASSVQSFVALLANAAIAGVLAPLLGFSLWSLAASALVATLVAWWLWRGHVRGALVEPHSSSDAAAFEPTDEL; via the coding sequence ATGTCCACTTCACAGCCGGCTCCGGCACTGACCAAACTGACCGGCCCGAAGTGGATCTTCCTCACGATTCTCGGCGGCCTGGGCATGATCGGGCCGTTCTCGATCGACACCATCTTTCCGGCATTCTCCGCCCTGGAGACCGAGTGGGGTGCCTCGGAGTTCGCGCTGCAGCAGATCATCAGCGTCTACCTGCTGTCCTACGCCCTGATGAGCCTGCTGCACGGCCCCCTCTCGGACGCGCTGGGCCGCAAGCCGGTGATTGTGGTCGGGATGATCGTCTACGTGCTGGCCGCGGTCGGTTCGGCGCTCGCCCCGGGACTCGGCGTCCTGCTCTTCTTCCGGGTGATCCAGGGGTTCAGCGCCGGTGCCGGCCAGATCGTCAGCCGAGCCATGGTGCGCGACGTCTTCTCCGACGCCCAGGCCCAGCGGACCATGAGCCAGATCGCCATGATCTTCGCCTTGGCCCCGGCCCTGGCACCGGTGATTGGCGGCCTGCTGCTCGGCGTCGGCAACTGGCGACTGATCTTCTGGTTCCTGGCCGCCTTCGGGGTCGCCATCCTGGCCCTGGTGCTGTTCGCCATGCCGGAGACCCACCCCCGCGAGCGCCGCACCGCCTTCAACGCCCAGGCGCTGCTGGCCGGAGTCTCCGGCGTCTGGCGCAACCGGGACGGACGCCGGCTGGCCTTCGCCGGCATGGCCAACTTCGCCGGCCAGTTCCTCTACATCTCGGCGGCCCAGCTGTTCGTGGTGAAGCTGCTCGGGCTGGGCGCCCAGGACTTCTGGATCCTGTTCGTCCCGCTGATCGGCGGCATGATGATCGGCTCCTGGGTGAACGGACGCATGGCCGGACGGGTCACCGGCGCCCAGCTGGCCAAGGCCGGCTACCTGGTCAGCACCGGCGCCGGCCTGCTGAACCTGACTCTGGCCCTGATCCCGGGCACCCAGGGGCTGCCCTGGGCGATCCTGCCGCTGCCGCTGTACACCTTCGGGGTGGCCCTGACCTTCCCGATCATCACCTTGGCCATGCTCGATCTGTTCCCGACGGCCCGCGGTGCGGCCTCGTCGGTGCAGTCCTTCGTGGCACTGCTGGCCAATGCCGCCATCGCCGGAGTCCTGGCCCCGCTGCTCGGCTTCTCGCTGTGGTCGCTGGCGGCCAGTGCATTGGTCGCCACCCTGGTGGCCTGGTGGCTGTGGCGCGGTCACGTCCGCGGTGCGCTGGTCGAGCCGCACAGTTCGTCCGATGCTGCGGCTTTCGAACCGACCGACGAGTTGTGA
- a CDS encoding aldose epimerase family protein, translated as MMSAAAPILLANDDVRLELLPLGATIRRFEVAVDGGWRNILLGHPNLDDYTHNPGYLGASVGRFANRLAKSQFSLDGVDYRLVANEGVNQLHGGPDGFGTRLWDIAATGDDFVEFSLTSVDGDQGYPGEATITARYELVPGGAQITYRATTDAPTVINLTTHPYFNLDGEGAGDTNGHRLFVHASAYTPNHDDGIPTGEIRDVTGSAADFRSGPLFGAARERAEAEGITRNGGFDHNFVVDGTGMREHCRLVGSNGLTLTICSDQVAIQVYGGEHFAGEPGTSGRTYPRRAGVALETQGFPDAPNHPNFPSAVLRPGEEYLAVTQWLLS; from the coding sequence ATGATGTCCGCTGCTGCTCCGATCCTGCTCGCCAACGACGACGTACGGCTCGAGTTACTCCCACTGGGAGCCACCATCCGCCGCTTCGAGGTCGCCGTCGATGGCGGCTGGCGCAACATCCTGTTGGGCCACCCGAACCTGGACGACTACACCCATAACCCGGGATACCTGGGGGCGAGCGTCGGCCGCTTCGCGAACCGGCTGGCCAAGTCGCAGTTCAGCCTGGACGGGGTGGACTACCGACTGGTCGCCAATGAAGGGGTCAACCAGCTGCACGGCGGGCCGGACGGTTTCGGCACCCGGTTGTGGGACATCGCTGCCACCGGCGACGACTTCGTCGAGTTCTCGTTGACCAGCGTCGACGGCGACCAGGGCTACCCGGGCGAGGCCACCATCACCGCCCGCTACGAGCTGGTCCCCGGCGGTGCCCAGATCACCTACCGGGCCACCACCGACGCCCCGACCGTGATCAACCTGACCACCCACCCGTACTTCAACCTGGACGGCGAGGGTGCCGGCGACACCAACGGACACCGGCTGTTCGTCCACGCCAGCGCCTACACCCCCAACCACGACGACGGCATTCCCACCGGCGAGATCCGCGACGTGACCGGTTCGGCAGCCGACTTCCGGTCCGGCCCACTGTTCGGGGCGGCCCGGGAACGCGCCGAGGCCGAGGGGATCACCCGCAACGGCGGCTTCGATCACAACTTCGTGGTGGACGGGACCGGCATGCGCGAGCACTGCCGGCTGGTCGGCAGCAATGGGCTGACCCTGACCATCTGCAGCGACCAGGTGGCGATCCAGGTCTACGGCGGCGAGCACTTCGCCGGCGAGCCGGGGACGTCCGGGCGGACTTACCCGCGCCGGGCTGGCGTCGCCCTGGAGACCCAGGGCTTCCCGGACGCACCGAACCACCCGAACTTCCCCAGCGCCGTGCTGCGCCCCGGCGAGGAGTATCTGGCGGTCACGCAGTGGCTGCTGAGCTGA
- a CDS encoding OsmC family protein: MSDETNLRTASLTRLSARSYEATNVRGGTLRLGEGDTTDFTPVELLLVALAGCSSIDVDYLTARRAEPTQFDVEVHADKLSDDDGNHLGPVEVTFTVRFPEGPDGDRAREMLPVAIAKSRDRLCTVSRTVQLPTPVSFQQA; this comes from the coding sequence ATGAGCGATGAGACGAACCTGCGCACGGCTTCCCTGACCCGGCTGAGCGCCCGCAGCTACGAAGCCACCAACGTCCGCGGCGGCACCTTGCGCCTGGGCGAGGGCGACACCACCGACTTCACTCCGGTGGAGCTGCTCCTGGTCGCCCTGGCCGGCTGCTCGTCCATCGATGTGGACTACCTGACCGCCCGTCGCGCCGAGCCGACCCAGTTCGACGTTGAGGTGCATGCTGACAAGCTCAGCGACGACGACGGCAATCATCTGGGCCCGGTCGAGGTGACCTTCACGGTCCGCTTCCCGGAGGGTCCCGACGGCGACCGTGCCCGCGAGATGCTGCCGGTGGCCATCGCCAAGTCCCGCGATCGGCTGTGCACGGTCTCGCGGACGGTGCAGCTGCCGACCCCGGTCAGCTTCCAGCAGGCCTGA
- a CDS encoding MarR family winged helix-turn-helix transcriptional regulator: MAYSIKGLDPERSAILAEIFELNSQVHDRAMGLVGPMPMPPDLTMQQVRVLGQIVKKPGIAGHELGELMQISAPTASGLIDRLVEKGLVTRFDDPDDRRVRRLRPTSDGIEVIRQMDSMFGRAMGVTIGLLSLEELDIIRQGTVVMLRALERAVTEQPPEA, translated from the coding sequence GTGGCTTATTCCATCAAGGGCCTGGATCCGGAGAGATCGGCCATTCTGGCCGAGATCTTCGAGTTGAACTCCCAGGTTCACGACCGTGCCATGGGTCTGGTCGGGCCGATGCCGATGCCGCCCGATCTGACCATGCAGCAAGTGCGCGTGCTCGGTCAGATCGTGAAGAAACCCGGGATCGCCGGCCATGAGCTGGGTGAGCTGATGCAGATCAGCGCTCCGACGGCCAGTGGATTGATCGATCGTCTCGTCGAGAAGGGCCTGGTCACCCGCTTCGATGATCCCGACGACCGCCGGGTGCGCCGGCTGCGTCCGACCAGTGACGGGATCGAGGTGATCCGGCAGATGGATTCGATGTTCGGACGGGCCATGGGAGTCACCATCGGCCTGCTCAGCCTGGAGGAACTCGACATCATCCGGCAGGGCACAGTGGTGATGTTGCGGGCTCTGGAGCGGGCAGTCACCGAGCAGCCGCCGGAGGCCTGA
- a CDS encoding efflux RND transporter permease subunit, producing the protein MQVAQLGGALAQAKSGTSSVDKQLDALATQREKSLEAQDKQQAIQDASKDAQDATAKPVTLSAVAKVEVVQAPATVTRVDGVRSATISASSESADLGATTAQIQKGLAALNLPDGISYRIGGVSAQQAESFAQLGLAMLVAIAVVYLIMVATFGSLLQPLILLVSIPFAATGALAFSLISDTALGLPSMIGLLMLIGIVVTNAIVLIDLINQKRKAGLSVDASIAAGARLRVRPIIMTALATVFALVPMSLGLTGGGVFISKPLAIVVIGGLVSSTLLTLILVPVLYDLLETWRERRETKRDARRAARLADAVAAQQDAAATEA; encoded by the coding sequence ATGCAGGTCGCTCAACTGGGCGGCGCGCTGGCCCAGGCGAAGTCCGGCACGTCCAGCGTCGACAAGCAGCTGGACGCCCTGGCCACTCAGCGGGAGAAGTCGCTCGAGGCCCAGGACAAGCAGCAGGCGATCCAGGACGCGTCCAAGGACGCCCAGGACGCCACCGCCAAGCCGGTGACCCTGTCCGCGGTGGCCAAGGTCGAGGTGGTCCAGGCACCGGCAACGGTGACCCGGGTGGACGGCGTCCGCTCGGCCACGATCAGTGCCAGCTCGGAGTCCGCCGACCTCGGCGCCACCACGGCCCAGATCCAGAAGGGCTTGGCCGCGCTCAACCTGCCGGACGGGATCAGCTACCGGATCGGCGGCGTCTCGGCCCAGCAGGCCGAGTCGTTCGCCCAGCTGGGGCTGGCCATGCTGGTGGCGATCGCGGTGGTCTACCTGATCATGGTGGCGACCTTCGGTTCGCTGCTGCAGCCGCTGATCCTGCTGGTCTCGATCCCGTTCGCGGCCACCGGAGCGCTGGCCTTCTCGCTGATCAGCGACACTGCGCTCGGCCTACCCAGCATGATCGGCCTGCTGATGCTGATCGGCATCGTGGTCACCAACGCCATCGTGCTGATCGACCTGATCAACCAGAAGCGCAAGGCCGGACTGAGTGTGGACGCCTCGATCGCCGCGGGGGCGCGACTGCGCGTCCGTCCGATCATCATGACCGCACTGGCCACGGTGTTCGCGCTGGTTCCGATGAGTCTGGGGCTGACCGGCGGTGGCGTGTTCATCTCCAAGCCGCTGGCCATCGTGGTGATCGGCGGCCTGGTGTCGTCCACACTGCTGACCCTGATCCTGGTGCCGGTGCTGTACGACCTGCTGGAGACCTGGCGGGAACGGCGGGAGACCAAGCGGGACGCGCGCCGGGCGGCTCGACTGGCCGACGCGGTGGCCGCCCAGCAGGACGCCGCTGCGACGGAAGCCTGA
- a CDS encoding YgaP family membrane protein, with the protein MKVNLGSLDRITRVAAGSVLLVLGWLLGGWLLLVALLGAALIVTGAIGFCPIYARYGLSTSPHR; encoded by the coding sequence ATGAAGGTGAACTTAGGTTCCCTTGACCGCATCACCAGGGTTGCCGCCGGCTCTGTGTTGTTGGTTCTGGGTTGGCTCCTCGGTGGCTGGTTACTCCTGGTCGCACTGCTGGGCGCGGCATTGATCGTGACCGGAGCGATCGGGTTCTGCCCGATCTATGCGAGGTACGGGCTGAGCACGTCCCCGCACCGCTAG